In Oryza brachyantha chromosome 1, ObraRS2, whole genome shotgun sequence, the following are encoded in one genomic region:
- the LOC102719344 gene encoding cytokinin dehydrogenase 1-like, translating into MAAIYLLIAALIASSTTHAHRADPLAAAPGLAVSGKLRTDPNATLPASTDFGNITSALPAAVLFPESPADVAELLRAAYSAAAGRRRPSPLITVSLRGRGHSTMGQALAPGGVVVNMQSMGAGPRINVSADGTYVDAGGEQLWIDVLRASLQRGVAPRSWTDYIHLTVGGTLSNAGVSGQTHRHGPQISNVFELDVITGQGEMVTCSKAVNSDLFDAVLGGLGQFGVITRARIAVEPAPARARWVRLVYTDFAVFSADQERLVAARPDGTHGPWSYVEGTAYVNRGLAGALRGAGFFSDADVARIVALAAARNATAVYSIEATLNYGGNATETASSATAAAAASLAGLRFEPGFSFSRDVSYVEFLDRVYGEEVTLDKAGLWRVPHPWLNLFVPSSRIADFDRGVFKGILQTADIAGPLIIYPVNKSKWDGEMSAVTPEGEEEVFYMVALLFSSVANDLALLEAQNRRILRFCDLAGIGYKEYLPHYSVRGDWVRHFAGGWDRFVRRKDKYDPKKLLSPGQGIFTS; encoded by the exons ATGGCGGCGATTTACCTGTTAATCGCGGCGCTAatcgcctcctccaccacccaTGCACACCGCGCTGATCCATtggccgccgcccccggccTCGCGGTGTCCGGCAAGCTCCGGACCGATCCCAACGCCACCTTGCCGGCGTCGACGGACTTCGGCAACATCACGTCCGCGCTGCCGGCGGCCGTGCTCTTCCCGGAGTCGCCGGCCGACGTGGCGGAGCTCCTGCGCGCCGCCTACTCCGCGGccgcggggcggcgccggccgtcgccgttgaTCACCGTGTCgctccgcggccgcggccactCCACCATGGGCCAGGCCCTCGCCCCCGGCGGCGTGGTCGTCAACATGCAGTCCATGGGCGCCGGGCCGCGGATCAACGTGTCGGCCGACGGCACCTAcgtggacgccggcggcgagcagctgtGGATCGACGTGCTCCGCGCCTCGCTGCAGCGCGGCGTGGCGCCGCGGTCGTGGACCGACTACATCCACCTCACCGTCGGCGGCACCCTCTCCAACGCCGGCGTCAGCGGCCAGACGCACCGCCACGGCCCCCAGATCTCCAACGTCTTCGAGCTCGACGTCATCACCG GGCAAGGGGAGATGGTGACGTGCTCCAAGGCGGTCAACTCGGACCTGTTCGACGCTGTCCTGGGCGGCCTCGGGCAGTTTGGCGTGatcacgcgcgcgcgcatcgCGGtcgagccggcgccggcgagggcgcggtggGTGCGCCTCGTGTACACCGACTTCGCAGTCTTCTCTGCCGACCAGGAGCGCCtcgtggcggcgcggccggaCGGGACGCACGGGCCGTGGAGCTACGTGGAGGGGACGGCGTACGTGAACCGCGGCCTCGCCGGGGCGCTCAGGGGCGCCGGGTTCTTCTccgacgccgacgtcgcccGCAtcgtcgcgctcgccgcggcgaggaACGCCACGGCGGTCTACAGCATCGAGGCGACGCTCAACTACGGCGGCAACGCCACGGAGACGGCGtcgtccgccaccgccgccgccgcggcgtcgctcGCCGGGCTCCGCTTCGAGCCGGGCTTCTCCTTCTCCCGCGACGTCTCCTACGTGGAGTTCCTCGACCGCGTGTACGGCGAGGAGGTGACCCTCGACAAGGCCGGCCTGTGGCGCGTCCCGCACCCGTGGCTCAACCTCTTCGTCCCGTCCTCCCGCATCGCCGACTTCGACCGCGGCGTCTTCAAGGGCATCCTCCAGACCGCCGACATCGCCGGACCTCTCATCATCTACCCCGTCAACAAATCCAA GTGGGACGGGGAGATGTCGGCGGTGACgccggagggggaggaggaggtgttcTACATGGTGGCGCTGCTGTTCTCGTCGGTGGCGAACGACCTGGCGCTGCTGGAGGCGCAGAACAGGAGGATCCTGAGGTTCTGCGACCTCGCCGGAATCGGGTACAAGGAGTACCTGCCGCACTACAGCGTCCGCGGCGACTGGGTGAGGCACTTCGCCGGCGGCTGGGACCGGTTCGTGCGGCGGAAGGACAAGTACGACCCCAAGAAGCTGCTCTCCCCCGGCCAGGGCATCTTCACCTCATAA
- the LOC102719634 gene encoding transcription factor MYBS3-like, whose product MTRRCSHCSNNGHNARTCPARGGGGGGGGGVRLFGVRLTSPTEVVMKKSASMSCIASSLGGGGSGGSSPAGGGGGGGGDGAAGYASDDPTHASCSTIGRTERKKGTPWTEEEHRMFLMGLQKLGKGDWRGISRNFVVSRTPTQVASHAQKYFIRQTNSSRRKRRSSLFDMVPEMPMDESPVVAEQLMLCSTQDETTNSNQLPMLHLVKQKEPEFARHLSDLQLRKHEDSEFTEPSLAALDLEMNHTVPFKAKSVLTMPTFYPALIPVPLTLWPPNVANVDEAGTTHEILKPTPVNGKEINKADEVVGMSKLSIGEGISDTIQPSALSLQLTGPTNTRQSAFHVNPPMAGPDLIKRNNSPIHAV is encoded by the exons ATGACGAGGCGGTGCTCGCACTGCAGCAACAACGGCCACAACGCGCGGACCTGCCCCgcccgcggcgggggcgggggcgggggcggtggGGTGAGGCTGTTCGGCGTGCGCCTCACGTCGCcgacggaggtggtgatgaAGAAGAGCGCGAGCATGAGCTGCATCGCGTCGTCGCTCGGGGGCGGTGGGTCAGGgggatcgtcgccggcgggagggggaggaggaggcggaggagacggcgcggcggggtaCGCGTCCGACGACCCCACGCACGCCTCCTGCTCGACGATTGGCCGCACCGAGCGCAAGAAAG GTACACCTTGGACTGAAGAAGAGCATAGAATGTTTCTGATGGGTCTGCAGAAGCTTGGGAAAGGAGACTGGCGTGGGATATCTCGTAACTTTGTTGTTTCCAGGACCCCAACTCAGGTGGCTAGCCATGCTCAAAAGTACTTTATTAGACAGACAAATTCATCGAGACGAAAGAGGAGGTCAAGCTTGTTTGACATGGTCCCAGAAATG CCCATGGACGAATCCCCAGTGGTCGCTGAACAGCTTATGCTCTGCAGTACTCAAGACGAAACCACAAATTCAAATCAATTGCCAATGTTACATCTTGTGAAACAGAAGGAACCTGAGTTTGCTAGACACCTGTCAGACTTGCAGCTAAGGAAGCATGAGGACTCTGAGTTCACAGAACCATCACTAGCAGCACTAGACTTGGAGATGAACCATACAGTACCTTTCAAGGCCAAATCTGTTCTGACAATGCCAACATTCTACCCAGCATTAATACCTGTTCCACTAACACTTTGGCCTCCAAATGTTGCCAATGTGGATGAAGCAGGAACAACCCATGAGATCCTAAAGCCCACTCCAGTGAATGGGAAGGAGATCAATAAGGCAGATGAGGTTGTCGGTATGTCCAAGCTTAGCATCGGTGAGGGTATCTCTGACACCATACAACCCTCTGCTCTTTCCCTTCAGCTTACCGGACCGACAAATACGAGGCAATCAGCTTTTCACGTGAACCCACCAATGGCTGGACCTGATCTAATTAAGAGAAACAACAGCCCAATTCATGCAGTTTGA